Proteins encoded together in one Planctopirus ephydatiae window:
- a CDS encoding menaquinone biosynthetic enzyme MqnA/MqnD family protein produces the protein MSITTPAFQVGAVTYLNSKPLIEDLPELFPNSTLKLDYPSRLADALAAHQLDVALIPSIEYFRLAPKTPCRIVSDACVATHGPVHSVKLYSRVPWSKVRTLALDEGSRTSATLARILLHERLGLKPRLTSFPLGSSIEETDADAVLMIGDRAMSAPRETFFDAWDLGEEWHRDTNLPFVFAMWVATGRLVESSHIKPDRIHQPTNPDASEPFHLDHLATLLAEARDRGVARCEAVAAREAQHMRLTTEEIVRYFTENLFFTMGPDEKRGLQLYYQLATRLNLAPSGVQCEFCDPVHSR, from the coding sequence ATGTCCATCACAACCCCTGCTTTCCAGGTGGGAGCGGTGACTTATCTGAATTCCAAGCCGCTGATTGAAGACCTGCCTGAACTTTTTCCCAACTCCACGTTGAAGCTCGATTATCCCAGCCGACTAGCGGATGCTCTGGCGGCCCATCAACTCGATGTGGCACTCATTCCATCCATCGAATACTTCCGGCTGGCACCAAAAACTCCCTGCAGGATTGTCTCCGACGCCTGTGTGGCCACACACGGCCCGGTGCACAGCGTGAAACTCTACAGCAGAGTCCCCTGGAGCAAAGTTCGGACACTGGCGCTGGATGAAGGTTCCCGTACCAGTGCCACACTTGCCCGGATTCTGCTGCACGAACGCCTGGGACTGAAGCCGAGACTCACCTCATTCCCATTGGGTTCATCGATCGAAGAGACCGATGCCGACGCTGTGCTGATGATTGGCGATCGCGCGATGTCAGCTCCCAGGGAGACATTTTTCGATGCGTGGGACCTGGGCGAAGAGTGGCATCGCGATACGAACCTCCCTTTTGTGTTCGCTATGTGGGTGGCTACTGGCCGCCTGGTGGAATCCTCACACATCAAGCCAGACCGAATTCATCAACCGACCAATCCTGATGCCTCTGAGCCATTCCATCTCGACCATCTGGCAACCTTGCTTGCTGAAGCCCGCGATCGAGGCGTGGCTCGCTGTGAAGCTGTGGCTGCCCGAGAAGCACAACACATGCGGCTGACAACTGAAGAGATTGTCCGCTACTTTACTGAGAATCTGTTTTTCACCATGGGGCCAGACGAAAAGCGAGGACTGCAGTTGTACTATCAACTTGCCACCCGCCTGAATCTGGCCCCGTCAGGAGTTCAATGTGAGTTCTGCGATCCAGTCCATTCTCGATAA
- a CDS encoding DUF1559 domain-containing protein codes for MLGKIHKHGFTLIELLVVIAIIAILIALLLPAVQQAREAARRTQCRNNLKQLGLALHNYHDQANVFPPGWIGTNAAGTSYSGWGWNVMILPQLDQSPLYNVLSPRFSSSFPYPGAIGLPAVTTAMSDALKTPLGALRCPSDVGGPTLSNGNVRMADNSAVEDRGINFGRSNYPAVAGTFFSGGVAAGISDAAIPTFATYRGTFTENSRTGLRDMTDGSSNVLLVGERYTPATNALDDDGHAPWAGVINRSTVEGRASIGDTWFRLNSQLTNSNRGWTPGFGSLHTGGAHFLMGDGTVRFLSENMDIGTYRNLAMINDGATVGEF; via the coding sequence ATGCTCGGGAAGATTCACAAGCATGGTTTCACACTCATCGAATTATTGGTTGTCATTGCGATTATCGCGATCCTGATCGCACTCTTACTTCCTGCTGTGCAACAGGCTCGTGAAGCGGCCCGTCGGACACAGTGTCGAAACAATCTCAAGCAACTGGGTCTGGCGCTGCACAATTATCATGATCAGGCCAACGTATTCCCGCCTGGCTGGATTGGCACCAATGCAGCGGGAACTTCGTATTCTGGATGGGGCTGGAATGTCATGATCCTGCCGCAGTTGGATCAGTCACCGCTCTACAACGTCCTTTCGCCGCGTTTTTCATCATCGTTTCCCTATCCGGGAGCGATTGGATTGCCAGCTGTCACCACAGCGATGTCCGACGCCCTGAAGACACCTCTGGGGGCCTTGCGCTGCCCATCGGATGTGGGTGGCCCGACCCTTTCAAATGGTAATGTTCGCATGGCCGATAACTCCGCGGTGGAAGATAGGGGAATCAACTTCGGCCGCTCCAACTATCCCGCCGTTGCTGGCACTTTTTTTTCCGGAGGAGTGGCGGCAGGTATTTCGGATGCAGCAATTCCTACATTCGCGACCTATCGTGGAACTTTCACTGAGAACAGTCGAACAGGACTGCGTGATATGACAGACGGTTCAAGCAACGTGCTGCTCGTTGGCGAGCGCTATACCCCCGCCACAAATGCACTGGACGACGACGGTCACGCCCCATGGGCCGGAGTGATTAACCGGTCAACTGTCGAGGGCCGAGCGAGTATTGGCGATACGTGGTTTCGTCTCAACAGCCAACTCACTAATTCCAACCGGGGCTGGACGCCGGGGTTCGGTAGTCTTCACACGGGAGGAGCCCACTTTCTCATGGGGGACGGCACCGTTCGTTTTCTCAGCGAGAATATGGATATCGGCACTTATCGCAATTTAGCCATGATCAACGACGGAGCCACCGTTGGTGAATTCTGA
- the msrB gene encoding peptide-methionine (R)-S-oxide reductase MsrB → MLTWKDVLNFAQQGNPVPPRKVEKSDAEWKALLTDEQFRITREKGTERAHSSQMCRLFEPGEYACTCCGTTLFDASEKFESGTGWPSFTQPQDVGHVAYHLDNSYGMVRVEVTCNICGAHLGHVFPDGPAPSGLRYCINAVSLKKVQNLA, encoded by the coding sequence ATGCTGACCTGGAAAGACGTGCTGAACTTTGCTCAACAGGGGAATCCTGTCCCGCCACGAAAAGTCGAGAAGAGTGACGCCGAGTGGAAAGCCCTGCTGACTGACGAACAGTTTCGGATCACCCGGGAAAAGGGAACGGAGCGCGCCCATAGTTCGCAAATGTGTCGGTTGTTCGAGCCGGGCGAGTATGCCTGTACCTGTTGTGGGACAACGCTCTTTGATGCCTCTGAAAAGTTTGAGAGCGGGACAGGTTGGCCATCGTTTACACAGCCCCAGGATGTCGGCCATGTGGCCTATCACCTCGATAACAGCTATGGGATGGTGCGCGTGGAAGTGACCTGCAACATCTGCGGTGCACACCTGGGCCACGTCTTCCCCGACGGTCCGGCACCCTCAGGCCTGCGCTACTGCATCAATGCCGTCTCACTCAAGAAAGTGCAGAACCTGGCCTGA
- the mqnC gene encoding cyclic dehypoxanthinyl futalosine synthase: protein MSSAIQSILDKATQGDRLSFDEGLALISSHDLPAIGDAAHRVTHRLHPELFRTYNIDRNINYTNICTAVCDFCAFYRPPKHAEGYVLSKEELHQKIAETVELGGDQILLQGGLHPHYKLEWYEEMLSGIKSAFPQVNIHGFSPPEIYHFTKVNKLPLKTILERLKEAGLGSLPGGGGEILVDRVRKEITRGKVLTDDWLDVHREWHKLGGKSTCTMMYGHVETLAERIEHLERLRQLQDETGGFTAFICWSFQPDHTEMAHIPPAGAFEYLKTQAVARLYLDNIPNIQSSWVTQGEKIGGLALFYGANDMGSLMIEENVVAQAGTVHHLTLATIRRLIEDAGYIPRQRNVFYEYIDQYPPAPGTTLPELPLARPADDHTACASTQNTVVPMKADNELLTILN, encoded by the coding sequence GTGAGTTCTGCGATCCAGTCCATTCTCGATAAAGCCACCCAGGGAGATCGCCTGTCCTTCGATGAAGGCCTCGCCCTGATCTCATCGCACGATTTACCCGCGATTGGAGATGCGGCTCATCGTGTGACCCATCGCCTCCATCCCGAACTATTTCGAACTTATAACATCGACCGGAATATCAACTACACCAATATCTGCACGGCTGTCTGCGATTTCTGTGCGTTCTATCGACCGCCCAAACATGCCGAAGGGTACGTGCTTTCGAAAGAAGAACTGCACCAGAAAATTGCCGAGACGGTTGAACTTGGTGGAGATCAGATTCTGCTCCAGGGGGGATTGCATCCTCATTACAAACTGGAGTGGTACGAGGAGATGTTGAGCGGGATCAAGTCGGCCTTTCCGCAAGTCAACATTCATGGCTTCTCCCCTCCTGAAATTTACCACTTCACGAAGGTGAATAAGCTTCCACTCAAGACCATCCTCGAGCGGCTCAAAGAGGCTGGGTTAGGGAGTTTGCCCGGAGGTGGCGGTGAAATTCTCGTGGATCGCGTCCGCAAGGAAATCACCCGCGGAAAAGTGCTCACTGATGATTGGCTCGACGTGCATCGTGAATGGCACAAGCTTGGCGGGAAATCGACCTGCACGATGATGTACGGTCATGTCGAAACATTGGCAGAACGAATTGAGCACCTCGAACGATTGCGTCAGCTGCAGGATGAAACCGGCGGCTTCACCGCGTTCATCTGCTGGTCTTTCCAGCCCGATCATACCGAGATGGCTCACATTCCACCGGCTGGCGCTTTTGAATATCTGAAGACTCAGGCCGTCGCGAGGCTCTACCTCGACAATATTCCTAATATCCAGTCTTCATGGGTCACTCAAGGTGAGAAAATTGGAGGCCTCGCTTTGTTCTACGGGGCCAACGATATGGGAAGCCTGATGATCGAAGAGAACGTGGTGGCACAAGCCGGGACAGTCCATCATTTGACACTGGCCACAATTCGCCGACTTATTGAGGATGCGGGCTATATTCCCAGACAACGCAATGTCTTCTACGAGTATATCGACCAGTATCCACCAGCGCCCGGGACAACCTTACCCGAGTTACCGCTGGCCCGACCTGCAGATGATCATACTGCGTGTGCTTCCACACAAAACACCGTTGTACCGATGAAAGCCGACAACGAACTTCTTACGATTCTCAACTAA
- a CDS encoding homoserine dehydrogenase, with the protein MAVAPLKVGIVGLGNVGTGVARILTDHPHRIAERAGRPIVLKRAVVRNLNKPRDIRLESGVLTNDIQAVINDPEITVAMELMGGIHPAREVILALLKAGKDVVTANKALLCEHGNEIFHAAREYGRTVCFEAAVAGGIPIIAAVGQSMAANQIIAIQAILNGTSNYILTEMQANHQHYHTALKQAQDLGYAESDPTLDVNGLDAAQKLGILCQLAFGTRVTTSQFEIQGIDSLDLSDLKCASDLGYHIKLLAQARLTNRELEMSVRPTLIRKDTPLSQISGPFNAVLLEGDMVGKMWYSGRGAGQAPTASACAADLIDLAVGRAQLTFERLDLWRERPEYPVMPADQTTSRYFLRLRVEDKPNVMAEVTGILGAKGISLASIVQPEAPEVDAKSNTPVVPLVIMTHRTTAGQLQEAMSELDLSSSVRGPRICLAVAD; encoded by the coding sequence ATGGCGGTCGCACCATTGAAGGTTGGGATTGTTGGTTTAGGCAACGTGGGCACAGGCGTGGCTCGGATTCTCACGGATCACCCGCATCGCATTGCCGAACGGGCTGGCCGCCCCATTGTCCTCAAGCGGGCAGTTGTTCGTAACCTGAATAAGCCAAGGGACATCCGCCTCGAAAGCGGTGTCTTGACGAATGATATTCAGGCTGTGATCAACGATCCGGAAATCACTGTCGCCATGGAACTGATGGGGGGGATTCATCCCGCACGAGAAGTCATTCTGGCACTTCTCAAAGCGGGAAAAGACGTCGTCACGGCCAATAAAGCCCTCTTGTGCGAACATGGGAACGAGATTTTCCATGCCGCCAGAGAATACGGGCGTACAGTTTGCTTTGAAGCGGCTGTGGCGGGTGGGATTCCCATTATTGCGGCTGTCGGGCAGTCGATGGCGGCCAATCAGATCATTGCCATTCAGGCGATTTTGAATGGAACGAGTAACTACATTCTCACGGAGATGCAGGCCAACCACCAGCATTATCACACGGCTCTCAAACAGGCCCAGGATCTTGGCTATGCCGAGTCCGACCCAACTTTGGATGTCAATGGGCTGGATGCTGCCCAGAAGCTGGGGATTTTGTGCCAACTGGCCTTTGGCACCCGCGTCACCACCAGCCAGTTCGAAATTCAAGGGATCGATTCGCTCGATTTGAGCGACCTCAAATGTGCCAGTGATCTGGGTTATCACATCAAGTTGCTGGCACAGGCCCGGCTCACCAATCGCGAGCTGGAAATGAGTGTCCGGCCCACTTTGATTCGTAAGGATACGCCCCTTTCGCAGATTTCTGGCCCGTTTAATGCGGTTTTGCTCGAAGGCGACATGGTTGGCAAAATGTGGTATTCGGGCCGTGGAGCAGGGCAGGCACCGACGGCATCAGCCTGTGCAGCCGACCTGATCGATCTTGCCGTGGGTCGAGCACAGCTGACTTTCGAACGTCTCGATCTGTGGCGTGAGCGTCCCGAATACCCGGTGATGCCTGCCGATCAGACGACGAGCCGCTATTTCCTACGATTGCGGGTTGAAGATAAACCGAACGTGATGGCCGAAGTCACGGGCATTCTGGGGGCTAAGGGAATCAGCCTGGCTTCGATTGTGCAACCGGAAGCTCCTGAAGTCGATGCCAAGAGCAACACCCCTGTGGTGCCACTCGTGATCATGACGCATCGTACGACGGCTGGCCAATTGCAAGAGGCGATGAGTGAGCTGGATCTTTCAAGCAGTGTCCGCGGCCCCAGAATCTGCCTTGCTGTGGCGGATTGA
- a CDS encoding M48 family metallopeptidase — translation MSYGNQPRRRGFRVQILIGLAIAGFALVRYFASLDVNPVTGERQFVAMSPQQELALGQQSAPEMAREMGGVVPPNDPRAAMVRQVGRKLVESSKAKDSPWQFQFHLLADPKTINAFALPGGQIFITMGLYSRLENEAQLAGVLGHEIGHVINRHSAEHMAKGQLGQMLGTAAGVAASDENSSGRNAQMAAMVVNQMLQMKYSRGDESESDAYGLVAMAEAGYDPSQMLGVMRILAEASQGNRQPEFLASHPHPESRIQQIEAWLKKNYPKGVPSNLTDGGSLNS, via the coding sequence ATGTCTTACGGAAATCAGCCTCGGCGTCGTGGGTTTCGAGTTCAGATCCTGATTGGACTGGCGATTGCCGGGTTTGCTCTGGTGAGGTACTTCGCCAGTCTGGATGTGAACCCCGTCACTGGTGAACGGCAGTTTGTGGCGATGTCGCCTCAGCAGGAACTGGCACTGGGCCAGCAATCGGCTCCCGAGATGGCGCGCGAAATGGGGGGCGTGGTTCCGCCCAATGACCCCAGGGCTGCGATGGTCCGGCAAGTGGGGCGAAAGCTCGTGGAATCTTCCAAAGCCAAAGACAGCCCCTGGCAGTTTCAGTTTCATCTGCTGGCCGACCCGAAAACCATCAATGCCTTTGCACTCCCGGGCGGGCAGATTTTTATCACGATGGGGCTCTATTCTCGATTGGAAAACGAAGCTCAACTGGCGGGTGTCCTGGGGCATGAAATCGGCCATGTGATCAATCGACACAGTGCCGAGCATATGGCCAAAGGTCAATTAGGGCAGATGCTCGGCACAGCCGCTGGAGTCGCCGCCAGTGACGAAAACAGCAGTGGCAGAAATGCGCAAATGGCAGCCATGGTTGTCAACCAGATGCTGCAGATGAAGTACAGCCGGGGAGATGAATCCGAATCGGACGCTTATGGTCTGGTGGCGATGGCAGAGGCGGGATACGACCCCTCGCAAATGCTGGGCGTCATGCGAATACTGGCGGAGGCCAGCCAAGGCAACCGTCAGCCCGAGTTTCTGGCTTCTCATCCCCATCCCGAAAGCCGGATTCAGCAAATCGAGGCATGGCTCAAAAAGAATTATCCAAAGGGCGTGCCATCGAACCTCACCGATGGTGGTTCACTGAATTCGTAG
- a CDS encoding RNA polymerase sigma factor: MTSAALMSAGTDSGYLRDPDVQLMLRAKQGDDAAFSQLVAAYQDRLVGILHHLVQDQQTAEDLAQEVFLRIYRARESYVATARFSTWLFKVANNLASNSRRNKGRRKEISLAGSESGSMGSRPEEQLVVEKSALMPARQLDKAELQAAVRAAMEQLNSRQRMAVLLHKFEGMSYADIAETMDLTQPAVKSLLARARENLREFLERYVS, from the coding sequence GTGACATCGGCTGCTCTCATGTCTGCAGGAACCGATTCGGGCTATTTGCGCGATCCGGATGTGCAGCTCATGCTCCGTGCCAAGCAGGGAGATGACGCTGCCTTTTCGCAGTTGGTGGCTGCTTATCAGGATCGCCTTGTGGGGATTCTGCATCATCTGGTTCAGGATCAGCAGACAGCCGAAGATCTGGCCCAGGAAGTTTTTTTGAGGATTTATCGCGCTCGCGAAAGCTATGTCGCGACAGCACGCTTTTCGACCTGGCTTTTCAAAGTCGCCAATAATCTGGCGAGCAACTCCCGTCGGAACAAAGGTCGGCGAAAAGAAATCTCGCTCGCGGGGAGTGAATCCGGTTCCATGGGCAGTCGCCCGGAAGAACAACTGGTGGTCGAGAAATCGGCACTCATGCCAGCCCGGCAACTCGACAAAGCCGAACTGCAGGCCGCTGTGCGTGCCGCCATGGAACAACTCAACAGCCGGCAACGCATGGCTGTACTGCTCCATAAATTCGAAGGTATGAGCTACGCCGATATTGCCGAAACCATGGATCTCACTCAGCCAGCGGTGAAATCACTCCTGGCCCGCGCCCGAGAAAACCTGCGGGAATTTCTCGAACGGTATGTTTCATGA
- a CDS encoding RluA family pseudouridine synthase, with translation MPRPVPAPVVMLPVVVDSSLVGQTIVATLRKLLPDQSWSAVRKLIEQRRVLVNRYACFDETRRLTERDRLEVLAHPAVALPDENSIELLYVDEQIVVALKPEGMVTERRHDDLPDSPELRWRALTLDEAVTIRLMGGREATIAGRTNPTSPGRPQSLPAGQRPVHRRDQMRRDSQRRDATGSPAKSRLHTPKAPPCHVRAAHRLDRQTSGLVVLSRVPEAGAKLYAQFQAHDVLREYEALVWGWIEPQRLESELIRDRGDGRRGSRQPVTMLEAGAEESPVTNPLPPGKLASTNLVASRQGHFKSGTGEFASVSWIRCQLETGRTHQVRIHLSEKGNPIVGDDVYGTHSLDGVPRLYLHAARLGFTHPMIGKRLEFSAGWPDVDRRWLESHFADKS, from the coding sequence GTGCCTCGTCCAGTTCCTGCTCCTGTGGTTATGCTTCCTGTCGTTGTCGATTCTTCGCTCGTTGGCCAGACGATTGTTGCCACATTGCGGAAGTTGCTCCCCGATCAAAGCTGGAGTGCAGTCCGTAAACTGATCGAGCAGCGCCGAGTGCTCGTCAATCGTTACGCCTGCTTCGATGAAACCCGCCGTCTTACAGAGCGTGATCGACTGGAAGTTCTCGCTCATCCGGCGGTTGCATTGCCCGATGAAAACTCGATTGAACTGCTCTATGTCGATGAACAGATCGTGGTCGCACTGAAGCCTGAAGGGATGGTCACAGAGCGCCGGCATGACGATCTGCCAGATTCGCCCGAGTTACGCTGGCGTGCATTGACACTCGATGAAGCAGTCACCATTCGTTTGATGGGAGGGCGGGAGGCCACCATTGCCGGGAGAACAAACCCGACATCGCCTGGCAGGCCGCAATCGTTACCCGCCGGTCAGCGCCCTGTTCATCGTCGAGACCAGATGCGTCGTGATTCTCAGCGGCGCGATGCGACAGGCAGTCCTGCAAAATCGAGATTGCATACACCGAAAGCCCCGCCGTGTCATGTGAGAGCCGCTCACCGGCTCGATCGTCAGACCAGTGGACTCGTTGTCTTGAGCCGGGTTCCTGAAGCGGGAGCAAAGCTCTACGCTCAGTTTCAAGCTCATGATGTGCTGCGGGAGTACGAGGCTCTGGTCTGGGGCTGGATTGAGCCTCAACGCTTGGAAAGTGAACTGATACGAGACCGGGGCGATGGCCGCCGAGGAAGCCGCCAGCCGGTAACTATGCTCGAAGCGGGGGCCGAAGAAAGTCCTGTAACCAATCCATTACCACCAGGAAAATTGGCGTCGACCAATCTCGTGGCCAGTCGGCAGGGTCACTTCAAGTCAGGAACTGGTGAGTTTGCATCTGTCAGCTGGATCCGCTGCCAGCTTGAGACCGGGCGGACACATCAGGTACGAATTCATCTCTCCGAAAAAGGAAACCCCATTGTGGGAGATGATGTCTACGGGACACATTCTCTCGATGGAGTTCCCCGGCTCTACCTGCATGCAGCCAGGTTAGGATTCACCCATCCGATGATTGGCAAGCGACTTGAGTTCAGTGCCGGCTGGCCAGACGTTGATCGAAGATGGCTCGAAAGCCACTTTGCGGACAAATCTTGA
- a CDS encoding caspase family protein: MTGLLFFRFERWLMVALIVLILLWSRTEIVTAAQPEAGVGGADANWQPARTWVFCVGLLRWENPQHGPFPQKHRRDAEMLQVLKECGVPAAQITYLCDEQGTTAAIEKEFTRFLKQPAKDDLVIVYYCGHGYNTSDHKQTFLVSYDTAGPNRGWEVASIAREINRLCRAQRVVIALDHCFSGAMAEAVRQLPDPKVSFAVLASAHHNSSSTGNWTFTENLISAFRGRGYMDDDGNGQITFSELDANIQLDMAFAERQMSQSLFTKGFNPNFVIRTSHKPTDPEIGQRAEIEWQGKYYRGFVIGRNGALSRVHYYGYQESDDEWVTPERLRTPTPVTRPINSPVEIQWKSEWYRGRIIGVKHGLHLVKYDKWGPEWNEWVTFDRLRDVK, translated from the coding sequence GTGACAGGTCTTCTGTTCTTCCGGTTCGAACGTTGGCTGATGGTCGCGCTGATTGTTTTGATTCTGTTGTGGTCTCGGACTGAGATTGTTACAGCCGCACAGCCCGAAGCCGGAGTCGGTGGAGCAGATGCAAACTGGCAACCCGCTCGAACGTGGGTCTTCTGCGTGGGTCTGTTGCGTTGGGAAAACCCGCAACACGGGCCGTTTCCTCAGAAACATCGGCGCGATGCCGAGATGCTGCAAGTCCTTAAGGAGTGCGGCGTGCCGGCAGCTCAGATCACGTATCTCTGCGATGAGCAGGGAACCACAGCCGCCATCGAAAAGGAGTTCACTCGTTTTCTCAAGCAGCCGGCGAAAGACGATCTCGTCATCGTTTACTATTGCGGGCACGGCTACAACACGAGCGATCACAAACAGACATTCCTCGTCAGTTATGATACGGCTGGTCCCAATCGCGGCTGGGAAGTCGCGTCAATTGCCCGTGAGATCAATCGGTTATGCCGGGCACAACGGGTGGTCATCGCCCTCGATCACTGCTTTTCCGGTGCCATGGCCGAAGCGGTACGCCAGCTTCCTGATCCCAAAGTTTCGTTCGCAGTGCTGGCATCGGCGCACCACAATTCGAGTTCAACAGGGAATTGGACATTTACCGAGAACCTGATTTCGGCCTTTCGAGGTCGTGGTTACATGGATGATGACGGCAACGGTCAGATCACGTTCTCAGAGCTGGACGCGAACATTCAACTCGATATGGCTTTTGCCGAGCGTCAGATGTCGCAGAGTTTGTTCACGAAAGGGTTCAACCCGAACTTCGTCATCCGGACATCGCACAAACCGACTGACCCGGAAATTGGCCAGCGAGCCGAAATCGAGTGGCAAGGAAAGTACTATCGCGGCTTTGTCATCGGTCGCAATGGGGCATTAAGTCGGGTGCATTACTACGGCTATCAGGAAAGTGACGACGAGTGGGTGACTCCCGAACGTTTGAGAACGCCGACTCCTGTGACCAGGCCCATCAACAGCCCGGTTGAGATTCAGTGGAAAAGCGAATGGTATCGAGGAAGGATTATCGGAGTGAAGCACGGCCTGCATCTGGTCAAGTATGACAAATGGGGGCCCGAATGGAATGAATGGGTGACTTTCGACCGTCTGCGGGACGTGAAATAG
- a CDS encoding Rid family hydrolase yields MNNIQRYGTTRRWSDSVVHGGVAYFVEVPADAAAAPEAQFSQIFQQVEATLQSVGSRLDRLLQVMVYLPYPEDLAEFNRQWDNWIPEGHAPSRACLHAALVNPAYRVELVMTAAVIER; encoded by the coding sequence ATGAACAATATTCAACGTTACGGAACAACTCGCCGCTGGTCAGATTCCGTCGTGCATGGTGGGGTGGCTTACTTCGTCGAAGTGCCAGCCGATGCAGCAGCCGCTCCAGAGGCACAGTTCTCACAGATCTTTCAGCAGGTCGAAGCCACGCTTCAGAGTGTCGGGAGTCGCTTAGACCGGCTGCTGCAGGTAATGGTCTATCTGCCCTATCCTGAGGATCTGGCCGAGTTCAACCGCCAGTGGGATAACTGGATTCCCGAAGGCCATGCCCCGTCGCGTGCTTGTCTGCATGCGGCATTGGTCAATCCTGCTTATCGAGTCGAACTCGTGATGACTGCAGCAGTCATCGAGCGCTAA
- the serA gene encoding phosphoglycerate dehydrogenase — protein MYRVLITDNLSPAGLKILKETPGIEVDLRKGLTPDEVRVALHDADGIIIRSETKLTPEILKDQPRLKAIVRAGVGTDNINLPAATREGIVVMNTPAGNTTSTAEHTIAMMMALSRNIAPAASKLRDGVWDRKSFTGTQLAGKTIAIVGLGRIGLAVARRAIGLEMKILGFDPFMSVERAAEQGIELYRDIDEMITKCDYLTVHTPLSPETTNLIGAERLAKMKKGVRIINCARGGIINEAELAQAIESGHIGGAALDVFVKEPTPPDNPLLKLPQVLCTPHLAASTDEAQELVAVEAAEIMAGFLVRHEVRHAVNMAPISSAEMADMRIYLDLGLRLGVVLSQLNKSGVRSAKLTFRGEAATKKTKLISNAFAAGLLSSALAENVNIVNAEMLAHERGIQITESLSSEVSDFSTMISATVYTDEGECSVAGTIFGRQFLRLVRVNQFHLDAYLDGTLLLYRHIDRPGVIGTIGTACGQHNVNIAHMAVGRERNEPGGEALAILNLDNEPSAEALAAVQANPAVTSVQLLRLPKAGNPLPWLTTQSV, from the coding sequence ATGTACAGAGTTCTGATCACTGACAATTTGTCTCCCGCTGGCCTGAAGATTCTCAAAGAAACTCCCGGCATCGAAGTCGATCTCCGCAAGGGGCTCACCCCCGACGAAGTTCGTGTCGCACTTCACGACGCCGATGGCATTATCATCCGCAGCGAAACCAAGCTCACTCCCGAGATACTCAAGGATCAGCCGCGACTGAAAGCCATCGTGCGGGCTGGTGTCGGGACTGACAACATCAACCTTCCCGCGGCCACGCGCGAAGGCATTGTGGTCATGAATACGCCGGCTGGTAATACGACCAGTACGGCGGAACATACCATTGCCATGATGATGGCTCTTTCCCGCAATATTGCTCCTGCTGCCTCCAAACTTCGCGATGGTGTCTGGGATCGCAAGAGTTTCACAGGAACACAGCTTGCAGGAAAGACGATTGCCATCGTTGGGCTGGGGCGCATCGGCCTGGCAGTCGCCCGCCGGGCGATTGGCCTCGAAATGAAGATTCTCGGCTTCGATCCTTTCATGTCAGTTGAGCGAGCTGCCGAGCAGGGGATTGAGCTGTACCGTGATATCGACGAGATGATTACCAAGTGTGATTATCTTACGGTTCATACGCCCCTCTCCCCTGAAACGACGAACCTGATTGGAGCCGAACGCCTGGCCAAAATGAAGAAAGGCGTCCGCATCATCAACTGTGCCCGCGGCGGCATCATTAATGAAGCGGAGCTGGCACAGGCGATTGAATCGGGGCATATCGGCGGAGCGGCTCTCGATGTCTTCGTGAAAGAACCCACACCACCGGATAATCCTCTGCTCAAATTGCCACAAGTGCTCTGCACTCCCCACCTGGCGGCTTCGACCGATGAAGCTCAAGAACTGGTGGCAGTGGAAGCTGCCGAGATTATGGCTGGATTCCTGGTGCGGCACGAAGTTCGCCATGCCGTCAACATGGCCCCGATTTCTTCTGCCGAGATGGCCGACATGCGGATCTATCTCGATCTGGGTCTGAGACTGGGTGTGGTCCTCTCTCAGCTCAATAAGAGTGGTGTTCGCAGTGCCAAGCTGACCTTCCGTGGCGAAGCTGCCACCAAGAAGACCAAGCTGATTTCCAACGCCTTTGCAGCCGGTCTGCTTTCTTCAGCACTGGCAGAGAACGTGAACATCGTGAATGCCGAGATGCTGGCTCACGAGCGCGGGATCCAGATCACGGAATCACTCTCTTCTGAAGTCTCTGATTTCTCGACGATGATCAGTGCTACCGTCTACACCGATGAAGGTGAATGCAGTGTGGCAGGGACGATCTTCGGTCGTCAGTTCCTCAGGCTGGTTCGCGTCAATCAGTTCCACCTGGATGCTTATCTCGACGGAACGTTACTGCTCTACAGGCACATCGACCGTCCGGGTGTCATTGGAACAATCGGCACAGCCTGTGGTCAGCACAACGTGAATATTGCTCACATGGCTGTCGGACGCGAGCGGAATGAACCAGGTGGAGAGGCACTGGCGATTCTGAATCTCGACAACGAGCCTTCGGCTGAAGCACTCGCTGCAGTGCAGGCGAATCCCGCCGTCACGAGTGTGCAACTGCTGCGTCTTCCCAAGGCTGGTAATCCACTCCCCTGGTTGACGACGCAATCGGTTTGA